A genomic window from Levilactobacillus yonginensis includes:
- a CDS encoding DUF1054 family protein: MYLDQDFHIFDDPTLPGRLGKIQAQIDPKFLDTVADLQETFAQLAVPIYDHVSQHRRRTKNPPTDTWVAFSTSKRGYKMLPHLEIGFWDDRFFVWLAVLQEAKNRQALLSGLKEELVLQLPAGFACGGDHTDKNSGVPLNRENYQALMATQTNRHAEWQVGRNFLRGSDFFTVSPAEQVHVIQATVLALLPVYDQLIQV, from the coding sequence ATGTACCTGGATCAAGATTTTCACATTTTTGACGACCCGACGTTACCAGGACGGTTGGGAAAGATTCAAGCTCAGATTGATCCTAAGTTTCTAGACACAGTGGCGGACTTACAAGAAACCTTCGCCCAGTTGGCGGTGCCCATCTATGACCACGTTTCACAGCATCGGCGGCGAACCAAAAATCCACCGACTGATACGTGGGTGGCCTTCAGCACTTCTAAACGGGGGTATAAGATGTTACCACACCTTGAAATTGGGTTCTGGGATGACCGGTTCTTTGTTTGGCTAGCAGTGTTGCAGGAGGCTAAGAATCGGCAGGCTTTGCTGAGTGGGTTAAAAGAAGAACTCGTGTTACAGTTACCAGCAGGTTTTGCGTGTGGCGGTGATCACACGGATAAAAATAGTGGGGTGCCGTTGAATCGGGAAAACTATCAAGCGTTGATGGCGACCCAAACCAATCGGCATGCTGAGTGGCAGGTTGGTCGGAATTTCCTGCGAGGGAGTGACTTCTTCACGGTTTCGCCAGCGGAACAGGTTCACGTGATTCAAGCCACTGTGCTGGCGTTGTTGCCAGTGTATGATCAGTTGATTCAAGTGTGA
- a CDS encoding YueI family protein: protein MAEKSQMEQHLQNSVYGTPKINPDEQRHYLGTFRERVSLAMTIAEVTDRKNLDAFITEISAHPDFQVILNGHINQTDLGPYMKLASQHNLKFTIKQDEIYGVNDTDLGLVVASDHAINENPILLPKKYPVNRSLTTTKSKTPAKTSWLDKLLHH, encoded by the coding sequence ATGGCTGAGAAGAGTCAAATGGAACAACATTTACAAAATTCTGTCTACGGCACACCGAAAATCAACCCAGATGAGCAGCGACATTACCTTGGAACTTTCCGGGAACGCGTCTCGCTGGCGATGACCATTGCCGAGGTAACTGACCGCAAAAATTTAGACGCTTTCATCACTGAGATTTCCGCTCATCCAGACTTTCAGGTTATTTTAAACGGCCACATTAACCAGACTGATTTGGGTCCGTACATGAAACTGGCGAGCCAACACAACTTAAAATTCACCATCAAACAAGACGAAATTTATGGTGTCAACGACACTGATTTGGGATTAGTCGTTGCCAGTGACCATGCCATCAACGAGAATCCCATTTTGCTGCCTAAAAAATACCCTGTAAACCGGAGCCTGACCACTACCAAATCTAAAACACCTGCCAAGACCTCCTGGCTCGATAAATTATTACATCACTGA
- a CDS encoding replication-associated recombination protein A: MRPRKLEEVVGQQALVGPGKIIARMVAAKLLSSMILYGPPGTGKTSIASAIAGSTKYAFRKLNAATDTKKDLQVVAEEAKMSGTVILLLDEIHRLDKTKQDFLLPHLESGRIILIGATTENPYININPAIRSRTQIFEVHPLALTDIQTALQRAIDDEERGLGKLPLAVDNDALAFMAGATNGDLRSALNGLELAAQSTPPDENTGKIHVTLAVAEACFQRKALIGDKNGDAHYDVISAFQKSIRGSDTDAALHYLAQLVAAGDLPAICRRLMVIAYEDIGLANLPAAARTVQAVQAAQQLGLPEGRIPLSDAVIELCLSPKSNSGIAAVDAALADVLNGHNGAVPDHLKDAHYSGAKQLGHGNNYQFPHDFPGDWVKQQYLPDTLKHAEYYHPKTNGRFESQLAEQYRKLRAANQN, from the coding sequence ATGCGACCTCGAAAACTTGAAGAAGTCGTCGGCCAACAAGCATTGGTCGGTCCGGGTAAAATTATTGCTCGGATGGTTGCGGCCAAGTTACTATCATCCATGATTCTTTACGGACCACCTGGCACTGGTAAAACCAGTATCGCCAGTGCCATTGCTGGTTCAACTAAATATGCCTTTCGTAAGTTGAATGCTGCCACGGATACCAAAAAAGATCTCCAGGTCGTTGCAGAAGAAGCCAAGATGAGTGGCACCGTAATCCTCTTGTTAGATGAAATCCATCGACTGGACAAAACTAAGCAAGACTTTCTGCTCCCCCACCTGGAGAGTGGGCGGATTATTCTAATCGGGGCGACGACGGAGAATCCTTATATCAACATCAACCCCGCTATTCGGAGTCGAACCCAGATTTTTGAGGTTCACCCACTGGCACTAACCGACATTCAAACCGCTCTCCAGCGCGCCATCGACGACGAAGAACGGGGGCTGGGTAAATTACCTCTCGCAGTGGATAACGATGCACTGGCCTTCATGGCTGGCGCTACCAATGGTGACCTTCGTAGCGCCTTAAACGGTCTGGAACTTGCGGCCCAATCCACCCCACCCGATGAGAACACCGGTAAAATTCACGTGACCCTCGCGGTGGCTGAAGCCTGTTTCCAACGTAAGGCACTGATTGGTGATAAGAACGGAGACGCTCACTATGACGTTATTTCAGCGTTTCAGAAGTCCATCCGCGGGAGCGACACTGACGCCGCCCTACACTACTTGGCTCAATTGGTTGCGGCTGGAGACCTCCCCGCCATCTGTCGCCGACTAATGGTTATCGCTTATGAGGACATTGGCTTAGCCAATTTACCGGCCGCCGCTCGAACGGTCCAAGCAGTCCAAGCAGCGCAACAACTAGGGTTGCCCGAAGGTCGGATCCCCCTGTCCGACGCCGTTATCGAATTGTGCCTCTCGCCCAAGTCTAACTCGGGGATTGCTGCGGTCGATGCTGCTCTAGCTGACGTTCTAAACGGCCACAACGGCGCGGTTCCAGATCATCTAAAAGATGCCCATTATAGTGGGGCCAAACAACTGGGTCATGGTAACAACTATCAATTCCCGCATGACTTTCCAGGTGATTGGGTCAAGCAACAATACCTCCCTGACACCTTGAAGCATGCTGAGTACTACCACCCCAAAACCAATGGTCGGTTTGAGAGTCAATTAGCCGAGCAGTATCGCAAACTCCGAGCTGCTAATCAAAATTGA
- a CDS encoding universal stress protein encodes MLQQYKHILVPVDGSYEAELAFKKAVAVAKRNDADLHLVHVVDTRAFQNISSFDTSMVEQVTETAKKTLDKYVADAKADGLKSIDYAIEYGAPKTIIARDVPRDNDTDLIMIGATGLNAVERLLIGSVTEYVTRTAVCDVIVVRTDLDNQPAKVSRPEA; translated from the coding sequence ATGTTACAACAATACAAGCACATTTTAGTTCCAGTTGACGGTTCTTACGAAGCAGAATTAGCCTTCAAGAAAGCAGTCGCTGTTGCTAAGCGTAACGATGCTGATTTACATCTCGTTCACGTTGTTGATACGCGGGCCTTCCAAAACATTTCTAGCTTCGATACCAGCATGGTTGAACAAGTCACGGAAACTGCTAAGAAGACGCTCGACAAGTACGTGGCTGATGCTAAGGCTGATGGCTTAAAGAGCATTGACTACGCTATCGAATATGGGGCTCCTAAGACTATTATCGCTCGCGATGTTCCGCGGGATAACGACACTGACCTGATTATGATCGGTGCTACTGGTTTGAATGCCGTTGAACGGCTCCTGATTGGTTCCGTGACCGAATACGTTACTCGGACCGCTGTCTGCGACGTTATCGTTGTTCGGACTGACTTGGACAACCAACCCGCTAAGGTTTCTCGTCCAGAAGCCTAA
- a CDS encoding helix-turn-helix domain-containing protein, protein MRLLGSKVKQYRKQKNLSQQELADGICTQATVSLMEKKNKVPSIKIILQICRRLNISLSDVLSGLGSGMDEQFEAISVAIRREDYLVAASLLGKLEMTNVQNSFDRERYHYYRGFVELGAHHRPDEAIFHFNLLLHKTFKMPWDLYAIVGNVGMASAYLSRQELDKARYYLNEAVTYLDDFEWHDEATFKRLVWARYQIAKMYLELQLPQLVIESVEAALSAVKHQASLYLIDVLYEVKGQAEQALMSKAAAKRSLMIAKTLALVTHNVALQERLAPAVGSTLLE, encoded by the coding sequence ATGCGATTATTAGGAAGTAAAGTGAAACAATATCGTAAGCAAAAGAATTTATCCCAGCAGGAACTAGCCGATGGTATCTGTACACAGGCCACAGTTAGCCTGATGGAAAAGAAAAACAAGGTTCCTAGTATCAAAATTATCCTGCAGATTTGTCGGCGTTTGAACATTTCATTAAGCGACGTTTTATCTGGTCTCGGAAGTGGGATGGATGAACAGTTCGAAGCCATTTCCGTGGCAATCCGGCGGGAGGATTACTTAGTGGCTGCTAGCCTCTTGGGGAAGCTGGAAATGACTAACGTTCAGAACTCATTTGACCGGGAACGTTACCACTACTACCGGGGGTTCGTTGAGCTGGGGGCCCATCATCGGCCAGATGAAGCGATTTTCCACTTTAACCTGTTATTGCACAAAACATTCAAGATGCCTTGGGATCTGTATGCCATTGTGGGGAACGTAGGGATGGCGAGTGCTTACTTGTCTCGACAAGAATTGGATAAGGCCCGCTATTATTTGAACGAAGCCGTAACCTACCTGGATGATTTTGAGTGGCATGATGAAGCCACCTTTAAGCGCTTAGTGTGGGCTCGTTATCAAATTGCTAAGATGTACTTGGAATTGCAACTGCCACAATTAGTTATTGAAAGTGTGGAAGCAGCCTTGTCCGCGGTTAAGCATCAGGCTTCACTTTACCTGATCGATGTCTTGTATGAAGTAAAAGGACAGGCAGAACAAGCTTTGATGTCTAAAGCAGCCGCTAAGCGGAGTTTGATGATTGCGAAGACCTTGGCTTTAGTGACGCACAATGTGGCCTTACAGGAACGTTTGGCTCCAGCAGTGGGCTCAACCCTGTTGGAGTAA
- a CDS encoding glycerophosphodiester phosphodiesterase, producing the protein MREWWQELCRSWRFGLVNPRLLSGWLGLVLGGLSLRLMGQLPNAGWLTIVMVILTGVLAAGQLTRLALGLVTSRVPSWRLTGSLVAKYWVRWVSGLLALAVLALPFGMWGLGSRFLVEIALPAEWINFVGLNRRPVLTIVALIYCGLAGYFLLRGPVHFWRALPPGSQPGTVKQMAAGLSVCVILSSFWFIGAEGLVVINRALAVSREIAYWLLNGSLAVVLLGYLVGVGLLTVTLVWCWCGQPAVSAQVKSTTRPWSQAGLLLLVGVAVGGVVWQTVQQQPQFARTLTISHRGVDQGVGVQNSLGALRHVQRNHPDYVEMDLHETRDHHWIVLHDENLQVLAKRNVRPHQLTQAQLERLVVHENGYQDHLVGWSTYLQTAERLHQRLLIEIKTTPQDSPGMVARFAREYGSRLISDHDAVHSLDYRVVRQLRQRVPQLRVRYITPFNWVAPRSVSADFYSFQQISVSHQFIRAAHRMGASAYLWTPDSVSAMTRSWALGADGQITNEVSRLQRVLADEPWRANWAVLQNFIFSYA; encoded by the coding sequence GTGCGTGAATGGTGGCAAGAATTGTGCCGGAGCTGGCGGTTTGGTCTTGTGAATCCGAGGTTGCTATCAGGTTGGCTAGGCTTAGTCTTGGGTGGGTTAAGTCTGCGATTGATGGGGCAGCTACCTAACGCCGGCTGGTTGACAATTGTCATGGTTATTTTGACGGGGGTACTAGCGGCTGGTCAGCTGACTCGACTTGCGTTGGGATTGGTGACGAGTCGAGTACCAAGTTGGCGGCTAACTGGCAGCTTGGTTGCCAAGTATTGGGTAAGGTGGGTCAGTGGCTTACTCGCGCTGGCGGTGTTGGCGTTACCATTTGGCATGTGGGGCTTGGGTAGCCGGTTCCTTGTAGAAATTGCCTTACCCGCCGAGTGGATTAACTTTGTCGGCTTAAATCGTCGCCCAGTTTTGACAATTGTTGCGCTGATTTATTGTGGTTTGGCGGGCTACTTTCTATTACGGGGCCCGGTACATTTTTGGCGTGCCCTGCCACCTGGCTCTCAGCCAGGAACGGTTAAGCAGATGGCGGCGGGTCTCAGCGTCTGTGTGATCCTCAGCAGCTTCTGGTTCATAGGAGCAGAAGGGTTGGTTGTGATCAATCGAGCCTTAGCAGTTAGTCGGGAGATTGCTTATTGGTTATTGAATGGGTCCCTTGCTGTGGTCCTGCTGGGATATTTGGTTGGAGTCGGCTTACTGACGGTGACCCTGGTATGGTGCTGGTGTGGTCAACCGGCCGTTTCCGCCCAGGTGAAGTCAACGACCAGACCGTGGTCGCAGGCGGGCCTACTTCTGCTGGTGGGGGTCGCTGTCGGTGGTGTGGTTTGGCAAACAGTTCAGCAACAACCACAGTTTGCTCGGACACTGACCATCAGTCACCGTGGCGTCGACCAGGGGGTTGGTGTCCAGAATTCGTTGGGAGCGCTTCGCCACGTTCAGCGGAATCATCCGGATTACGTCGAAATGGACCTTCATGAAACGCGAGACCATCATTGGATTGTGCTCCATGATGAGAATTTACAGGTCTTAGCCAAGCGAAATGTCAGACCACATCAATTGACACAAGCACAGCTAGAACGGCTAGTAGTGCACGAGAATGGCTATCAGGACCATTTGGTGGGCTGGTCCACCTATTTGCAAACAGCCGAGCGGCTTCACCAAAGGTTATTGATTGAAATTAAGACGACTCCGCAGGATTCACCGGGGATGGTGGCCCGTTTTGCACGCGAGTACGGTTCCCGGTTGATTTCGGATCACGATGCTGTCCATTCACTGGATTATCGCGTTGTTCGTCAATTACGGCAACGGGTGCCTCAGTTACGGGTAAGATATATTACGCCTTTTAACTGGGTGGCACCACGTTCGGTCTCCGCCGATTTCTATTCTTTTCAGCAGATTTCGGTTAGTCATCAATTTATTCGGGCAGCCCATCGTATGGGGGCATCGGCATACTTATGGACGCCGGACTCGGTTTCAGCGATGACCCGGAGCTGGGCGTTGGGGGCCGACGGTCAAATTACCAATGAAGTGAGTCGACTTCAGCGAGTCTTGGCGGATGAACCGTGGCGTGCTAATTGGGCAGTTTTACAAAACTTCATTTTTAGCTATGCATAG
- a CDS encoding D-alanine--D-alanine ligase family protein produces the protein MDTKSKLHVGLLFGGNSSEHDVSKRSAHNIYDAMDKDRYDVSLFLLTRDGFVLSDEASRRVFDGEDELEVAAEEQTKVDAANPLAPIWNLSQAKNIDVFFPIIHGNLGEDGTIQGLFRLLKKPFVGSGVLASAVSFDKDMTKQVLTAHGIRNTKYLVLTPENRADFDYKTVQAKLGDNVFIKPANQGSSVGIHKAGNEQEFEDGIEDAFRYDFKVLVEQTIDGPEEVEISILGNEKPLASKLGAIRVPKSDVFYDYNNKFVDASGVTFEVPVTLPENLTKEITQMGLQTYAALGLKGMARIDYLVSKDGVPYVGEVNTLPGFTNISLYPQLWQATGISYEDLIDRLISYAMNEFNYQDELAYDFIPLDDNSAASTYKPKN, from the coding sequence ATGGATACAAAATCAAAGCTACACGTAGGTCTATTATTCGGTGGAAATTCCTCTGAACATGATGTTTCGAAGCGTTCGGCTCATAACATCTATGATGCAATGGATAAGGACCGCTACGACGTTAGTTTATTCTTGTTGACGCGTGATGGGTTCGTTCTGAGTGACGAAGCATCCCGGCGCGTATTTGATGGCGAGGATGAATTAGAAGTTGCGGCTGAGGAACAGACGAAGGTAGACGCTGCAAACCCATTGGCACCCATTTGGAATTTATCCCAAGCAAAGAATATTGATGTCTTTTTCCCAATCATTCATGGTAACTTGGGTGAAGATGGCACGATCCAAGGACTTTTCCGTCTGTTGAAAAAGCCCTTTGTCGGGAGTGGCGTCTTGGCATCAGCTGTATCCTTTGATAAGGATATGACCAAGCAAGTTTTAACGGCGCACGGTATCCGGAACACGAAATACTTGGTGTTGACCCCTGAGAATCGCGCGGACTTTGACTACAAAACCGTCCAAGCTAAATTGGGTGATAACGTATTCATCAAGCCAGCCAACCAGGGTTCTTCCGTGGGAATCCATAAGGCTGGTAACGAACAAGAATTTGAAGACGGTATCGAAGATGCTTTCCGGTATGACTTTAAGGTCCTAGTGGAACAAACCATTGACGGTCCTGAAGAAGTTGAAATTTCCATTTTGGGGAACGAAAAGCCTCTGGCTTCTAAGCTCGGTGCAATTCGGGTACCCAAGTCGGACGTTTTCTACGACTACAACAACAAGTTCGTTGATGCCAGTGGTGTGACCTTCGAAGTTCCCGTAACGTTGCCTGAAAACCTGACTAAGGAAATTACGCAAATGGGTCTGCAAACTTATGCTGCTTTAGGGCTTAAGGGAATGGCGCGAATCGACTACTTGGTTTCCAAGGATGGTGTGCCTTACGTCGGTGAGGTCAATACTTTACCTGGGTTCACGAACATCAGTCTGTACCCACAATTGTGGCAAGCAACGGGTATTAGCTACGAGGACTTGATCGATCGGTTGATCTCATACGCCATGAACGAATTCAATTATCAAGATGAATTGGCTTATGATTTCATTCCATTGGACGACAACTCAGCGGCTTCTACTTATAAGCCTAAGAACTAG
- a CDS encoding DUF2785 domain-containing protein, whose protein sequence is MDEQIGTLMQELTALNDQVRVGDVYQSLSTRLGKLMDDVHRHRRTAVTLPDDDDGVAVILTGMRHQLEENVPVTLTGEKLDLLLAHLSSTDPKVRYEGINFTVYDALQQDAFDSNQMHVLLESLQNPDGLFSHILEPANVGVFGRAARVAMLAAILHFVPADSYGEQELRHTVLLAATYICLEIDTRGFVNQQGWAHAFSAATDLLAVLAGNESLPRADKLFLMMTLLERVKRLNTPLIYGENDRMATYFVELVNRHPLYEEAFLLSLKQWRQRVAMHRRPDTIAGWNRFFNRKRLLDALRLHGDLPKSIRDYLNSSIDFLG, encoded by the coding sequence ATGGATGAACAGATAGGAACGTTAATGCAGGAACTTACCGCACTCAATGATCAAGTCAGAGTTGGAGATGTCTACCAATCTCTCAGCACACGATTGGGTAAACTGATGGATGATGTTCACCGCCACCGGCGAACGGCGGTCACGTTGCCGGATGACGATGATGGTGTTGCTGTCATTTTGACAGGGATGCGGCATCAACTGGAAGAAAATGTTCCGGTGACCCTGACGGGAGAAAAGCTGGATCTGTTATTAGCACACCTATCTTCCACCGATCCTAAGGTGCGTTATGAAGGCATCAACTTCACTGTCTACGACGCGTTACAACAGGATGCGTTTGATTCCAACCAGATGCATGTTTTGTTGGAGAGCCTGCAGAATCCAGATGGGCTGTTTAGCCACATCCTAGAGCCCGCTAATGTGGGGGTCTTTGGTCGAGCCGCCCGGGTGGCAATGCTGGCGGCAATTCTCCATTTTGTGCCAGCTGATAGCTATGGGGAACAGGAACTCCGTCACACAGTTCTACTAGCGGCCACTTACATTTGTCTAGAGATAGATACGCGAGGGTTTGTGAACCAACAGGGGTGGGCGCACGCCTTCTCCGCTGCGACGGACCTACTGGCGGTGCTAGCTGGCAATGAATCGTTACCGCGAGCTGACAAGCTATTCCTGATGATGACCTTATTGGAACGTGTTAAGCGACTGAATACGCCATTGATCTATGGGGAAAACGACCGGATGGCGACGTACTTTGTTGAATTAGTGAACCGTCATCCACTTTACGAGGAGGCATTTCTCTTGTCCCTAAAGCAGTGGCGGCAGCGAGTGGCGATGCACCGCCGTCCAGACACCATTGCTGGCTGGAATCGGTTCTTTAACCGGAAACGGCTCCTGGACGCGCTACGGCTTCATGGCGACCTCCCCAAGAGTATTCGCGATTATTTGAATTCATCCATTGATTTTTTAGGATAA
- a CDS encoding SPFH domain-containing protein, which translates to MAEKNVFHINGYLGLIIVLALLVVGGYLLATAQLVVLAVILIFVAILAASSLTIISPNQSKVLTFFGRYIGTIREAGLYLTVPLTNKVTVSLRVRNFNSAILKVNDLQGNPVEIAAVIVFKVVDTSKALFAVEDYEQFVEIQSESAIRHVASEYAYDNFGDGEALTLRSNPTEVSNHLTEELQERLDVAGVQIMETRLTHLAYATEIASAMLQRQQSQAILSARKIIVEGAVSITEGAIERLSAETSLNLTDNQKIQLINNMMVSIINERGSQPVINTGKVAE; encoded by the coding sequence ATGGCAGAAAAGAATGTGTTTCATATTAATGGGTATTTAGGCCTCATTATAGTTTTAGCGTTGCTGGTTGTTGGAGGATACCTGCTTGCAACGGCCCAGCTGGTTGTCTTGGCAGTCATTCTGATTTTTGTCGCAATTTTAGCTGCTAGCAGTCTGACGATTATTAGCCCCAATCAGTCGAAGGTGTTAACCTTCTTCGGTCGGTATATTGGGACGATTCGGGAGGCTGGACTCTATTTAACCGTTCCGTTGACGAACAAAGTGACGGTGTCTTTACGGGTCCGGAACTTCAACAGTGCCATTTTGAAGGTCAATGATCTCCAAGGTAATCCCGTTGAAATTGCCGCTGTGATTGTGTTTAAGGTGGTGGATACCAGTAAGGCCCTGTTTGCTGTAGAGGACTACGAACAATTCGTTGAGATTCAAAGCGAATCAGCTATTCGGCACGTGGCTTCTGAATACGCATACGATAACTTTGGGGATGGGGAAGCGTTAACGTTGCGGAGCAACCCAACGGAAGTTTCCAATCATTTGACCGAAGAATTGCAAGAGCGGTTAGACGTTGCAGGTGTTCAAATCATGGAAACGCGGTTGACACACTTGGCTTATGCCACTGAAATTGCGTCCGCCATGTTGCAACGACAACAGTCGCAAGCTATTTTATCTGCTAGAAAAATTATTGTGGAAGGGGCCGTTTCCATTACGGAAGGTGCCATTGAACGGCTTTCGGCGGAAACAAGCCTGAACTTAACGGACAATCAAAAAATTCAACTGATCAATAACATGATGGTTTCAATTATCAATGAACGTGGCTCACAACCGGTGATCAATACGGGTAAGGTTGCCGAGTAA
- a CDS encoding glycine cleavage system protein H, producing the protein MSEMVKYFWTKAVNDGTRIGLTSEGQDELGTVKFAKLPEVGDDVKKGENLLSVEADKAVSDIPSPVSGKVTAVNAALASDFDALNGSDIDAAWFVDVQEN; encoded by the coding sequence ATGAGTGAAATGGTAAAGTATTTCTGGACCAAGGCTGTTAACGATGGTACGAGAATTGGTTTGACCTCTGAAGGCCAAGACGAATTAGGGACGGTTAAGTTTGCGAAGTTGCCCGAAGTGGGGGACGACGTGAAGAAGGGTGAAAACCTGTTAAGCGTTGAAGCTGACAAAGCGGTTTCTGACATTCCTAGCCCAGTTTCTGGTAAAGTAACTGCCGTTAATGCTGCCTTAGCAAGCGATTTCGATGCCTTAAACGGTAGCGATATCGATGCAGCTTGGTTTGTTGACGTTCAAGAAAACTAG
- a CDS encoding FtsW/RodA/SpoVE family cell cycle protein codes for MAKNATEKRGDSESRIDWGIIFCILMLALIGLASIYVAATHDSSATSITSAVVSQLAWYVIGTVAIIIIMQFDSEQLWKVAPVLYGLGIFLLIAVLVFYSRAYFANTGARSWFAIGSLTFQPSEVMKPAFILMLARVVTEHNNQFPTHEVRSDWLLIGKLILWTLPVAVLLKLQNDFGTMLVFFAIVGGVILVSGITWKIIAPAFSAIAVVGGGALALVTTDGGRQILEKFGFQAYQFSRVDTWLHPAQDTSNEGYQLWQSMKAVGSGGIFGTGFNVSHVYVPVRESDMIFSVIGENFGFIGGCALIFLYFLLIYQMIRVTFDTKNVFYAYISTGVIMMILFHVFENIGMSIGLLPLTGIPLPFVSQGGSALIGNLIGIGLIMSMRYHYKSYMFSRNESFK; via the coding sequence GTGGCAAAGAATGCGACAGAAAAGCGGGGCGACAGCGAGTCACGCATCGACTGGGGGATTATCTTTTGTATCCTGATGTTGGCGTTGATTGGGTTAGCCTCCATCTACGTGGCGGCGACCCACGACAGTAGTGCAACCAGTATTACTTCCGCCGTGGTATCCCAGTTAGCTTGGTACGTGATTGGAACCGTCGCCATCATTATTATTATGCAATTTGATTCAGAGCAACTTTGGAAGGTGGCGCCAGTTCTATATGGACTAGGAATCTTTCTGCTCATTGCGGTGCTGGTCTTCTACAGTCGTGCGTATTTTGCGAATACCGGTGCGCGGAGTTGGTTTGCGATTGGTTCACTAACCTTTCAGCCATCTGAAGTCATGAAACCAGCTTTTATCTTAATGCTGGCGCGAGTGGTTACCGAACATAATAATCAATTTCCAACACATGAAGTGCGGTCTGATTGGTTACTGATTGGGAAATTGATTCTCTGGACGTTACCGGTAGCGGTGCTATTGAAACTTCAAAATGACTTTGGGACCATGTTAGTGTTCTTCGCCATCGTTGGTGGGGTCATCTTGGTTTCTGGCATCACTTGGAAGATTATCGCACCAGCGTTTAGTGCCATTGCCGTAGTCGGTGGTGGGGCGTTAGCTTTAGTCACCACGGACGGTGGGCGTCAGATCCTGGAGAAATTTGGGTTCCAGGCCTATCAATTCTCTCGAGTCGACACCTGGTTACATCCTGCTCAAGATACATCTAATGAAGGCTACCAGCTCTGGCAGAGCATGAAGGCCGTGGGTTCCGGGGGAATCTTCGGAACGGGATTCAACGTCTCACACGTGTACGTGCCAGTTCGTGAGTCCGATATGATTTTTTCCGTGATTGGTGAAAATTTCGGTTTTATCGGCGGCTGTGCTTTGATTTTCCTGTACTTCCTCTTGATTTATCAAATGATTCGGGTCACGTTTGATACTAAGAATGTATTCTATGCTTACATTTCAACTGGGGTCATTATGATGATTCTCTTCCACGTGTTTGAAAACATTGGGATGAGTATTGGGCTCCTACCATTGACTGGTATTCCGTTACCATTCGTCAGTCAAGGGGGATCCGCGTTGATTGGGAACCTGATTGGGATTGGCTTAATCATGTCAATGCGGTATCATTATAAGAGTTACATGTTTAGTCGTAATGAATCGTTTAAGTAG
- a CDS encoding DUF2969 domain-containing protein, with the protein MSKREKSVEVTIDEQKLPDGGSMSVLKIGTETIGTVTPDEDRFEAQLNDGDVYRVKSVDEGVELLLRDYHLHRG; encoded by the coding sequence ATGAGTAAACGAGAAAAATCAGTCGAAGTCACAATCGATGAACAGAAGCTACCAGATGGTGGCAGTATGTCCGTCTTAAAAATCGGGACCGAAACCATTGGGACCGTTACACCGGATGAAGATCGGTTTGAGGCCCAATTGAACGATGGGGACGTCTACCGGGTCAAGTCCGTCGACGAAGGTGTTGAGCTCCTGTTGCGGGACTACCACCTGCATCGCGGTTAA
- the yidD gene encoding membrane protein insertion efficiency factor YidD codes for MRHLLRFLVRGYQRFISPLFPPTCRYYPTCSNYMLQALEKHGAFKGSLMGIARILRCQPLVRGGIDPVPDHFTLKRNVAAERAYREAMKLDEPPVK; via the coding sequence ATGCGTCACCTATTACGCTTTCTGGTTCGGGGCTATCAACGGTTCATTTCACCGCTGTTTCCACCGACCTGTCGGTATTATCCGACGTGTTCAAACTATATGTTGCAGGCGCTAGAGAAGCACGGGGCATTTAAGGGAAGCTTAATGGGAATTGCGCGAATTTTACGTTGCCAGCCATTAGTACGAGGTGGGATTGATCCAGTACCGGATCATTTCACTTTGAAACGTAACGTTGCAGCCGAACGTGCTTACCGTGAGGCAATGAAGTTGGATGAACCCCCCGTAAAATAA